Proteins encoded together in one Palaemon carinicauda isolate YSFRI2023 chromosome 45, ASM3689809v2, whole genome shotgun sequence window:
- the MESR6 gene encoding ryanodine receptor 1, with product MRIPATTRSKEVFLGSLERSRGPEYGGGGDECTTSRFKDSAKIRAKHERWVQDVREKGEEEGEKEEEEEEEEEKKEEEGEKEEEEQGIVRLGGESSPHPHL from the exons ATGCGTATCCCAGCAACaacaaggagtaaagaggtgttcttgggctcgttggaaaggtcccgaggtcctgagtatggcggtggaggagatgagtgcactacaTCAAGGTTTAAGGACagcgcgaaaataaggg CAAAACATGAACGCTGGGTCCAGGATGTtcgagagaaaggggaggaggagggggagaaggaggaggaggaggaagaggaggaggagaagaaggaggaggaaggggagaaggaggaggaggagcaggggatAGTCAGACTTGGAGGAGAAAGTTCGCCACATCCGCATCTTTAA